TATAATGCGATTATCCACCAAGTAATCACCCATAAGGTACTTGTATTCTTAAAATATGATTGGAACAGTGGTTTAATCTCTGACAAAACAGCTCGTCCGATTGGGGTAATAGAAACAGATTATAATACAAATAGCATCAATCCACTAAAAATTGATTTAGAACAAGGAAGTTGGTTTAAAGGAACTTGGGCTATGTTTCTATATGGAATGGAACATATAAGAGTGGGTTTAGATCATATCTTGTTTTTACTAACTCTTTTACTTGTTGCTCCACTTACTGTACAGGATAAAAACTGGACAGGTTTTCAAGGTCTTAGCTTTACTTTAATCAGGTTTTTAAAGATCAGTTTTGCCTTTACTATTGGTCATTCAATTACGCTTTTAGCTGGTAGTTTTGATCTTATACCATTTAGAGCACAATACATCGAAGTATTAATTGCTGTTTCTATTTTAATTTCTGCTATTCACTGTATCAAACCCATATTTAATAAAAGAGAACCATTGGTTGCAGCTAGTTTTGGGCTAATTCACGGTTTGGCATTTTCTATTTCACTTTCGTCAATGAACCTCGATTGGCAAGCTCGTTTACTCAGTGTTTTGGGTTTTAACTTAGGAATTGAAAGCATGCAACTTATAATTATGGTTTGTTTCTTTCCACTGTTATTAGCCAGCAAATGGAAGTACTATTCTGTAATTAGAATGTCATTTGCAGTGATAACAGGCATTACAGCTATTGCATGGATTTTTGAACGAATGCAGGAAAAAGAAAATGTGATTACCGCTTTTGCTAACTCTTTGTTGTAACAATTTATCAAATTACCATATAATGTATATTAGCCTTTCGCTCCTTTCAAAATCTTATTAAAGGCCTTACCTTTTAAATAAAAGGGATTGAAAATCAAGGTTTTAAATGCATTAATGTATAAAATAAAACCCCGCAATTAGCTAATAAAAGCTTTTTTCGGGGTTTTTGATTTGTTAAATTGTAGTGTCTAATCACAATTAACACTACAATATATGAGAGATCAACAGCTTTTCCAACCACAAGATTACTTAACTCCAAAATGGTATTTATTTAAGAGTAGTAAATTGGGTAATGTTTATGATAGCATCCCTTGGGAACAACTTTCTGCATGTCTGCCTAAGAAAAATAAAGGCCCTGGTGCTCCTAGCTGGTTTTCGCCTCAGGGCATGTTTGGCTTAATGTTTCTAAAAGCCTATTTAAACCTGAGTGATGAAA
This window of the Chondrinema litorale genome carries:
- a CDS encoding HupE/UreJ family protein, with product MNKHKILVLKMLIMFALITFQKQALGHPMPNTVIELSVGDQTISGTAKMPFIVLMDATMHNEAQIDSSFILAYFSQHILASTANNNWQTVIKDYKKVDEYDREVGNYSELEIHFELIPPTSEEMRQFSFVYNAIIHQVITHKVLVFLKYDWNSGLISDKTARPIGVIETDYNTNSINPLKIDLEQGSWFKGTWAMFLYGMEHIRVGLDHILFLLTLLLVAPLTVQDKNWTGFQGLSFTLIRFLKISFAFTIGHSITLLAGSFDLIPFRAQYIEVLIAVSILISAIHCIKPIFNKREPLVAASFGLIHGLAFSISLSSMNLDWQARLLSVLGFNLGIESMQLIIMVCFFPLLLASKWKYYSVIRMSFAVITGITAIAWIFERMQEKENVITAFANSLL